One stretch of Chryseobacterium indologenes DNA includes these proteins:
- a CDS encoding DUF1697 domain-containing protein: MKYCAFLRGVNVKGTNMKMADVCQVFTAAGMKGVTSILASGNIVFSSDKKTNELKIILEKAMSEHFSYEAFLFIKSQEETMVFWNSIPFEKNGDLHIYGFVGMPGVENVLMEEFEKTVHTENEKAKIVNNIFYWQVPKGNTLDSSFGKVLGKKSLKDQMTSRNINTFEKILKKME; the protein is encoded by the coding sequence ATGAAATATTGTGCTTTTCTTCGCGGTGTTAATGTAAAAGGAACGAATATGAAAATGGCAGATGTCTGCCAGGTTTTCACAGCGGCTGGCATGAAGGGGGTAACTTCCATATTGGCTTCCGGAAATATTGTATTTTCCTCTGATAAAAAGACTAATGAATTAAAGATAATTCTTGAAAAAGCAATGTCAGAGCATTTTTCCTACGAAGCTTTCCTGTTCATTAAATCCCAGGAGGAAACGATGGTTTTCTGGAACAGTATCCCCTTTGAAAAAAATGGAGATCTTCACATTTATGGTTTTGTTGGAATGCCTGGTGTTGAAAATGTTTTGATGGAAGAATTTGAAAAGACGGTTCATACAGAAAATGAAAAAGCAAAAATTGTCAATAATATTTTTTATTGGCAGGTTCCGAAGGGAAATACACTGGATTCTAGCTTTGGAAAGGTTTTGGGAAAGAAAAGTCTGAAAGATCAGATGACCAGTAGGAATATCAATACCTTTGAAAAGATCTTGAAAAAAATGGAGTAG
- a CDS encoding glycosyltransferase family 117 protein produces the protein MKNWTFRQWNTVLGWVIFVIAFFTYLSTIEPNFSFWDCGEYISSAVKLEVTHAPGAALFQIVGAVAAIFALGKGENYSIVINAMSALFSALTILFLFWTITHFVRRLLNKDFEEITKHQEISILFAGAVGALCFTFSDTFWFSAVEGEVYSMASMFIALLVWLITKWENEYQAADSERWIILIFFVLGLSVGVHMMCMLATPMVCLVYYARNYKFTWKNFIWANLITLGILIVVFKIIFPLIMTMFGRLEIFFVNGLGLPFHSGTIAAFIIMVAICYFLIKYARKAKRNIYQTAALSVVFMMIGFSCWMVIPIRANANPPMNLNDPDTAIGMLDYYNREQYGDWPTIYGQNYTAFLDANGIQKNEDGSFKTKKTGEIYEKDEKTGTYRKTGDRFNYIFSQSQVSLMPRMFNEDKDVMANYISMYGAPDFTFNYSNEDVADNPQAKQIFDELRAKYDDKSITASDYLKVKPYNLINVQKPSLLQNMDYFISFQNGYYFVRYLLWNYVGRQNDLEGNMESTKGNWISGIPFIDNVNVGNQDKMPAKFKNESTVAFYFLPLILGLIGFFFQLNRDFGRFYALLSLFIITSVGIIFYTGVKPFEPRERDYAMVGSFYAFAIWIGMGAGAILWFVQSKIKSNGANIALGVVLLGVPFMMGFQNYNVHDRSNRYTAYDYAYSVLKSLPKNDILFVYGDNDTYPVWAIQETERFRDDVKVVNFTLASTPWNLDQIKRRTYNAMGIPSELTHEDYRDGVNDQIYMMKKEDWEGVFSMLKEQGVPDTEFKDFRKYLTQDSLTLKDAIKFIKFKSPEKDQLLKMYFGEEKYEKYNILPVNKFILPVNKENALKAGIINQADLPNVANQIMIIYKGNTLYKNNLILMDLLANFDWKRPINFSSGGIYDSENIFYLNDYLQFDGFSYRLIPIQTLPSADGDMGRVDVNSLYNVVKNFRWGNFKDLNAHFDETATSNIISYRMSASRAASALALSGQKAKALEILDLAAREIPAEKYNDPRSLSSIVTGYIIAGQEQKGLQLAEVLKKGIFDEYDYYLSLSKADQSYVRRQMRTKPMEYSLVVAAVTDAYTKMGQKEKAYAYLVKSIEPIDKKFNAFVKELQQMGKEKAMKESEDVQKITPFYQYLFDVMEPFDSTYSKEKEDQITSAIIKATQ, from the coding sequence ATGAAAAATTGGACTTTTAGGCAATGGAACACCGTTTTAGGATGGGTGATTTTCGTCATTGCGTTTTTCACGTACTTGTCCACAATAGAACCCAATTTCAGTTTTTGGGATTGTGGTGAGTACATTTCTTCTGCAGTAAAACTTGAAGTAACGCACGCTCCCGGAGCGGCTTTATTCCAGATAGTGGGTGCCGTGGCAGCCATTTTTGCATTAGGGAAAGGCGAAAATTACTCCATCGTAATCAACGCGATGTCTGCATTGTTCAGTGCGCTGACTATTTTATTTTTGTTTTGGACGATTACTCATTTTGTGAGAAGATTGCTAAACAAAGATTTTGAAGAAATTACAAAACATCAGGAAATCTCTATCTTGTTTGCCGGAGCCGTAGGAGCACTTTGCTTCACCTTCTCAGATACCTTCTGGTTTTCGGCGGTAGAAGGAGAGGTTTACTCAATGGCTTCTATGTTTATCGCGCTTTTGGTCTGGTTGATTACGAAATGGGAAAATGAGTATCAGGCGGCAGACAGTGAAAGATGGATTATCCTTATTTTCTTCGTTTTAGGACTTTCCGTTGGGGTACACATGATGTGTATGCTGGCGACTCCTATGGTATGTCTTGTATATTATGCAAGGAACTATAAGTTTACCTGGAAGAATTTTATCTGGGCTAATCTTATTACGTTAGGGATTTTGATCGTCGTTTTCAAAATTATTTTCCCATTGATCATGACGATGTTCGGAAGATTGGAAATTTTCTTTGTAAATGGTCTGGGACTTCCTTTCCATTCAGGAACTATTGCGGCATTTATCATCATGGTAGCGATCTGCTATTTCCTGATTAAGTATGCCAGAAAAGCAAAAAGGAATATTTATCAAACGGCTGCCTTATCTGTAGTTTTTATGATGATAGGTTTCTCTTGCTGGATGGTTATTCCTATCAGAGCGAATGCAAATCCGCCAATGAACCTTAATGATCCTGATACAGCAATTGGTATGCTGGATTATTATAATAGAGAGCAGTATGGAGACTGGCCAACAATTTATGGGCAAAACTATACGGCTTTCCTTGATGCGAACGGAATTCAAAAGAATGAAGACGGAAGCTTTAAAACAAAAAAAACCGGAGAAATCTATGAAAAAGATGAAAAAACCGGAACCTATAGAAAAACCGGAGACCGATTCAATTATATTTTCAGTCAGTCTCAGGTAAGCTTAATGCCAAGAATGTTCAATGAGGATAAAGATGTAATGGCAAACTACATTTCAATGTACGGAGCTCCTGATTTTACATTCAATTATTCAAATGAAGATGTTGCAGATAATCCTCAAGCTAAACAAATCTTTGATGAACTGAGAGCTAAATATGATGATAAATCAATCACAGCATCAGATTATTTAAAGGTGAAGCCTTATAATCTGATCAATGTTCAGAAGCCGTCATTGCTTCAGAATATGGACTATTTTATTTCTTTCCAGAATGGATATTACTTTGTAAGATACCTGTTGTGGAACTATGTAGGAAGGCAGAATGACCTTGAAGGAAATATGGAAAGCACTAAAGGAAACTGGATTTCCGGAATTCCTTTTATTGATAATGTGAATGTAGGAAATCAGGATAAAATGCCTGCTAAATTTAAGAATGAAAGTACAGTTGCTTTCTATTTCCTTCCATTAATATTAGGATTAATCGGATTCTTTTTCCAGCTGAACAGAGATTTTGGAAGATTCTATGCTTTATTATCCTTATTTATTATTACCAGTGTTGGAATTATTTTCTATACGGGAGTAAAACCTTTTGAACCTAGAGAAAGAGATTATGCGATGGTGGGTTCATTCTATGCCTTTGCCATCTGGATAGGAATGGGAGCGGGTGCTATTTTATGGTTTGTACAATCTAAAATTAAATCTAACGGTGCTAATATTGCACTGGGAGTTGTATTGTTAGGAGTTCCTTTTATGATGGGCTTCCAAAACTATAATGTTCACGACAGAAGTAACCGATATACTGCTTATGATTATGCTTATTCCGTGTTAAAATCATTACCAAAGAATGATATTTTATTCGTGTATGGTGATAATGATACTTATCCGGTTTGGGCCATCCAGGAAACGGAAAGATTCAGAGATGATGTAAAAGTAGTTAACTTTACTCTTGCTTCAACCCCTTGGAATCTTGATCAGATAAAAAGAAGAACGTACAACGCAATGGGAATTCCAAGTGAGCTGACTCACGAAGATTACAGAGACGGAGTAAACGACCAGATCTATATGATGAAGAAGGAAGATTGGGAAGGGGTTTTCTCTATGTTGAAAGAACAAGGAGTTCCGGATACAGAATTTAAGGACTTCAGAAAATATCTTACTCAGGATTCTTTAACCCTGAAAGATGCGATTAAGTTTATCAAATTCAAATCTCCAGAAAAAGATCAGTTATTGAAAATGTATTTCGGAGAAGAGAAGTATGAAAAATATAATATTCTTCCGGTAAACAAATTTATACTTCCGGTAAATAAAGAAAATGCTTTAAAAGCAGGAATTATCAATCAGGCAGATCTTCCGAATGTAGCCAATCAGATCATGATTATTTATAAAGGAAATACATTGTATAAAAACAACCTGATTTTAATGGATCTATTGGCGAACTTCGATTGGAAACGTCCAATTAACTTCTCTTCAGGAGGTATTTATGATAGTGAAAATATTTTCTACCTTAATGATTATCTTCAGTTTGACGGGTTCAGCTACAGATTGATTCCAATTCAGACTTTACCATCTGCAGATGGAGATATGGGAAGAGTAGATGTCAATAGCCTTTATAATGTGGTGAAAAACTTCAGATGGGGTAACTTCAAAGATTTGAATGCTCACTTTGATGAGACAGCAACTTCTAATATCATCAGCTACAGAATGTCAGCCAGCAGAGCAGCTTCAGCATTAGCATTAAGTGGACAGAAAGCTAAGGCATTGGAAATCCTGGATCTTGCAGCAAGAGAAATTCCTGCCGAAAAGTACAACGATCCTCGTTCATTAAGTTCAATTGTAACCGGATATATTATCGCAGGACAGGAACAAAAAGGATTACAACTGGCAGAAGTGCTTAAAAAAGGAATTTTTGATGAGTATGATTATTACTTAAGCCTTTCTAAAGCAGATCAAAGCTATGTGAGAAGACAGATGAGAACAAAACCAATGGAATATTCTCTTGTAGTAGCAGCGGTTACAGATGCTTATACTAAGATGGGACAAAAAGAAAAAGCTTATGCTTATCTGGTAAAATCCATTGAACCGATTGATAAAAAATTCAATGCTTTTGTGAAGGAACTTCAGCAGATGGGCAAAGAAAAAGCAATGAAAGAATCTGAAGATGTTCAAAAGATCACTCCATTCTACCAATATTTATTTGATGTAATGGAACCTTTTGATTCAACTTATTCCAAAGAAAAAGAAGATCAGATCACTTCAGCCATTATCAAAGCAACACAATAA
- a CDS encoding PLP-dependent cysteine synthase family protein produces the protein MSNVYDNILGLIGHTPMVKLNTVTKDIPATVYAKLESYNPGHSTKDRIALHIIENAEKRGLLKEDSVVVETTSGNTGFSIAMVCIIKGYKCILAVSDKTKPEKIAYLKALGATVYICPANVPADDPRSYYEVAKRIALETPNSIYINQYFNELNIDAHYQTTGPEIWEQTEGKITHLFACTGTGGTLSGSAKFLKEKNPDIKIIGVDADGSILKSYHETGEIHKEDVHPYQIEGMGKNLIPSALLFDKVDEFVRVNDEMSAYRTREIALKEAIMGGYTTGAVTQGLIQYANSHELTENDMVVLIYPDHGSRYITKVYSDKWMAEQGFVNNCVHNYDEVFKTEFIK, from the coding sequence ATGAGTAATGTTTACGATAATATTCTTGGCCTAATAGGACATACTCCTATGGTGAAGCTAAATACTGTGACAAAAGATATTCCAGCAACCGTTTATGCCAAGTTAGAATCATATAATCCTGGACATTCCACCAAAGACCGAATCGCACTTCATATTATTGAGAATGCAGAGAAAAGAGGCTTATTGAAAGAAGATTCCGTAGTTGTAGAAACTACATCCGGAAATACCGGATTTTCTATTGCAATGGTATGTATTATTAAGGGATATAAATGTATTCTTGCGGTAAGTGATAAAACCAAACCGGAGAAAATTGCTTATCTTAAAGCTTTAGGAGCTACTGTTTATATATGTCCTGCCAATGTACCGGCGGATGATCCGAGATCCTATTATGAAGTAGCGAAAAGAATTGCTTTGGAAACTCCAAATTCTATTTACATCAATCAGTACTTTAATGAACTGAATATTGATGCCCATTACCAGACCACAGGTCCTGAAATCTGGGAACAGACAGAAGGTAAGATCACTCACCTTTTTGCCTGTACCGGAACAGGAGGTACTTTATCTGGTTCAGCAAAATTTTTGAAGGAGAAAAACCCGGATATTAAAATTATCGGGGTGGATGCAGATGGTTCTATATTAAAAAGCTATCACGAGACAGGTGAGATTCACAAGGAAGATGTACACCCTTATCAGATTGAAGGAATGGGAAAAAATTTGATCCCTTCTGCTCTTCTTTTCGATAAGGTAGATGAATTTGTAAGGGTAAATGATGAGATGTCTGCTTACAGAACCCGTGAAATTGCTTTGAAGGAAGCTATTATGGGCGGGTATACTACAGGAGCTGTCACTCAGGGACTGATACAATATGCAAATTCACACGAATTAACAGAAAATGATATGGTTGTTTTAATCTATCCTGATCACGGATCCAGATATATCACTAAAGTATACAGTGATAAATGGATGGCGGAACAGGGATTTGTTAACAACTGTGTTCATAATTACGACGAAGTCTTTAAGACAGAGTTTATCAAATAA
- a CDS encoding aminotransferase class I/II-fold pyridoxal phosphate-dependent enzyme, which yields MDIFERIKENPGPLGQFADYGEGYFIFPRLEGPIGPRMQFQGREVIFWSANDYLGLCNHPEVIEADAKAAAEYGMFYPMGARAMSGETDQHLQLERELADFVQKESAYLLNFGYQGMVSTIDALVSRNDVIVYDMDSHACIVDGVRLHSGKRFTYKHNDMASLEKNLQRATKVAEETGGGILVITEGVFGMRGQQGKIKEICELKSKYQFRLLVDDAHGFGTLGKTGAGVGEEQDCNDQIDVYFSTFAKSMAGFGAFLAGDKEIIRYLKFNLRSQIFAKSLTMPMVIGGLKRLELLRSRPEIKAKLWENVAKLQNGLKERGFNIGDTNTCVTPVMMQGTPVEATLLVKDLRENYGIFTSVVVYPVIPKGMILLRLIPTASHTDSEINETLAAFEAIHDKLVSGYYKEQEQLLLQEQGLSFKPI from the coding sequence TTGGATATTTTTGAAAGAATAAAAGAAAATCCAGGACCTCTTGGACAATTTGCAGATTACGGAGAAGGATATTTTATTTTCCCAAGATTAGAGGGACCTATTGGCCCAAGAATGCAGTTTCAGGGTAGAGAAGTAATTTTCTGGAGTGCCAATGATTATTTAGGATTGTGTAATCATCCTGAAGTAATTGAAGCAGATGCCAAGGCGGCTGCAGAATACGGAATGTTCTATCCGATGGGAGCAAGAGCGATGTCTGGAGAAACAGACCAGCACCTTCAGTTGGAGAGAGAATTGGCAGACTTCGTACAAAAAGAATCAGCATATTTACTGAATTTTGGTTATCAGGGAATGGTTTCTACCATTGATGCTTTGGTAAGCAGAAATGACGTTATCGTTTATGATATGGATTCTCATGCCTGCATTGTGGATGGGGTAAGACTTCATTCAGGTAAAAGATTTACCTACAAGCACAACGACATGGCAAGTCTTGAGAAAAACCTTCAGAGGGCTACCAAAGTAGCAGAAGAAACAGGAGGAGGAATCCTTGTGATTACTGAAGGAGTATTCGGAATGAGAGGTCAGCAGGGAAAAATCAAAGAGATCTGCGAACTTAAATCAAAATATCAATTTAGACTATTAGTAGATGATGCACACGGTTTCGGAACATTAGGTAAAACAGGAGCCGGAGTGGGTGAAGAGCAGGATTGTAACGATCAGATTGACGTTTACTTTTCTACTTTTGCAAAATCAATGGCTGGTTTCGGAGCATTCCTTGCGGGTGACAAAGAAATCATCAGATACCTGAAGTTTAACCTAAGATCGCAAATTTTCGCAAAATCTCTTACGATGCCAATGGTAATCGGTGGACTAAAAAGATTGGAGCTATTGAGATCCAGACCCGAAATCAAAGCTAAACTTTGGGAAAATGTGGCTAAGCTACAGAACGGATTAAAAGAAAGAGGATTCAACATTGGAGATACGAATACTTGTGTGACACCTGTAATGATGCAGGGAACTCCTGTAGAAGCAACGCTATTGGTAAAAGATCTTAGAGAGAATTACGGAATCTTTACTTCAGTAGTGGTCTATCCAGTAATTCCTAAGGGAATGATTCTTTTAAGACTGATTCCTACAGCGTCTCATACAGACTCAGAAATTAATGAAACACTGGCAGCGTTTGAGGCGATTCACGATAAATTAGTAAGTGGTTACTATAAAGAGCAGGAACAATTATTACTGCAGGAACAAGGATTAAGTTTTAAACCGATCTAA
- a CDS encoding DMT family transporter produces the protein MKLRGYLLGILSAVSYGLIPIFILPIKQAHFSMDITLFYRFFFSALMIGVYLVYSKQNFRINKKEALILAVLGVCYALSSEFLFIGYDFLTPGIASTVLFIYPVIVALIMFFFYKEKLTKLSAISLLLAFAGVIVLCLKGNGFEINFAGLGIVMLSSLFYALYMVIVNKSRLKVSGFKLTFYSMLFTSLFFMSKSVVGHQSFAIPSMTIFVNFLIFAFLTTVISSLCLVYAIKSIGSTPVAILGALEPVVAVMVSVFMFNEKFTTNLLIGITLILLGVILNVISDRKKVNLI, from the coding sequence ATGAAACTTAGGGGTTATTTATTGGGTATTTTGTCGGCAGTTTCATACGGATTGATTCCGATTTTTATCCTGCCAATTAAACAGGCTCATTTTTCAATGGATATTACATTGTTTTACAGGTTTTTCTTTTCAGCCTTAATGATAGGTGTATATCTCGTTTATTCCAAACAAAACTTCAGAATCAATAAAAAAGAAGCTTTAATATTGGCTGTTCTGGGAGTATGCTACGCTCTTTCCTCAGAATTTCTGTTTATAGGGTATGATTTTCTCACTCCGGGAATTGCATCCACGGTTTTATTTATTTATCCCGTCATTGTAGCCTTGATTATGTTTTTCTTTTATAAAGAGAAACTCACCAAACTGTCTGCCATCTCATTATTGCTTGCTTTTGCCGGAGTGATTGTTTTATGTCTGAAAGGAAATGGTTTTGAAATTAATTTTGCAGGATTGGGAATCGTGATGCTTAGCTCACTGTTCTATGCACTTTATATGGTGATCGTCAATAAATCAAGATTAAAGGTTTCAGGGTTTAAGCTTACCTTCTATTCGATGCTTTTCACCTCTTTATTTTTTATGAGCAAATCTGTTGTTGGTCATCAATCATTTGCTATTCCTTCGATGACTATTTTTGTTAACTTTCTTATTTTTGCATTCCTTACGACGGTTATCTCCAGTTTATGTCTGGTATATGCCATTAAGAGTATTGGTTCTACTCCGGTTGCTATTTTGGGTGCACTTGAACCCGTAGTGGCTGTAATGGTAAGTGTATTTATGTTTAATGAAAAGTTTACGACCAATTTATTAATCGGTATTACCCTGATTCTTCTGGGCGTTATCTTGAATGTAATTTCAGATCGAAAGAAAGTAAACCTTATTTAA
- a CDS encoding NADPH-dependent F420 reductase: METLKKVAVIGLGNIGKAIANDLIKNNHKVIVASRNSEEADNFAEQSGGLAQSMSIKEAINTVDLIIPAIWFGSFKDFFNDYGNILKDKTIIDVSNPIAPDGNGGFKKIIGEGESAGELNKAILPKGAKLVKAFGTLGAETLAGASNGSPEKSVLFYASDDMEVNHEVEEVIKNAGFDPLRIGGIDQSIRIEVFGDLHEFGALGKTVNLTEAKSKL, translated from the coding sequence ATGGAAACATTGAAAAAAGTAGCTGTAATTGGCTTAGGAAATATTGGAAAAGCAATCGCTAATGATTTGATAAAAAATAATCACAAAGTAATTGTTGCATCAAGAAATAGTGAAGAAGCAGATAATTTTGCTGAACAATCCGGAGGACTTGCTCAAAGCATGAGCATTAAAGAAGCTATTAATACCGTTGATCTTATTATCCCTGCAATATGGTTCGGTTCATTTAAGGATTTCTTTAATGATTATGGTAATATTTTAAAGGATAAAACTATTATTGATGTATCTAATCCTATTGCTCCTGATGGTAATGGTGGTTTTAAAAAGATTATTGGAGAAGGAGAGTCAGCCGGAGAACTTAACAAAGCCATTCTTCCTAAAGGGGCTAAACTGGTAAAGGCGTTTGGAACTCTTGGAGCAGAAACTCTTGCAGGAGCATCAAATGGTAGTCCTGAGAAATCTGTATTATTTTACGCATCAGATGACATGGAAGTGAATCATGAGGTTGAAGAAGTTATTAAGAATGCAGGATTTGATCCCTTAAGAATAGGAGGTATTGACCAGTCGATCCGGATAGAAGTTTTTGGAGATTTGCATGAATTCGGAGCATTGGGAAAAACCGTTAATCTTACAGAAGCAAAGTCAAAACTGTAA
- a CDS encoding Crp/Fnr family transcriptional regulator yields the protein MSKETVSLISYFKSFIPLSKEEIEVLDERITERRIRRKQFILQENEICQYYTFVVSGCFKMYSVDDNGEEHNLQFASENDWIVDIDSFHNKNPSKLYIIALESSIVLQIEKNDLWYLYTYYPKFDRNFRVIIEHKFIELQNRVLQNISATGEEKYDFFLRQYPQLANRISNVEIASYLGITPQFLSKIRKKRIKN from the coding sequence ATGTCAAAAGAAACGGTTTCCCTTATCAGTTATTTTAAAAGTTTCATTCCTCTTTCAAAAGAAGAAATTGAAGTATTGGATGAACGGATCACAGAAAGGAGGATCAGGCGAAAACAGTTTATTCTGCAGGAGAATGAAATATGCCAGTATTATACATTTGTAGTGTCCGGATGTTTCAAAATGTACAGTGTAGATGATAACGGAGAGGAACATAATCTTCAGTTTGCATCAGAAAATGACTGGATTGTAGATATAGATAGTTTTCATAATAAAAATCCCAGCAAATTATATATTATAGCTTTGGAGAGCTCAATTGTACTGCAGATTGAAAAAAATGATCTCTGGTATCTTTATACCTACTACCCAAAGTTTGACAGAAACTTTAGGGTAATTATTGAACACAAATTTATAGAGCTTCAGAATAGAGTATTACAAAATATAAGTGCAACAGGAGAAGAAAAATATGATTTTTTTCTCAGACAATACCCTCAGTTGGCCAATCGTATTTCTAATGTAGAAATTGCATCCTATCTTGGAATAACCCCGCAGTTTCTGAGCAAAATCCGGAAAAAAAGAATAAAAAATTAA